TACACTTTTTCTACAAAAAAACAATCCTATTGTGTCATCCATCCACCATCAATTGGAACTATACTTCCTTGTATATAAGATGATGCTTGACTTGCTAAAAAAAGGGTTAACTGAGCCACTTCTTCAGGAGATGCCCACCGTTTACAAGGTGTTTCATCTGCTACCCATTTAGCCATGTGTCCATCCCCTGAAAAATCAGCTGCATTCATTGGCGTTTTGATTGCTCCTGGTGCAACCCCAACCACATGAATCCCTTGTTCAGCATAATCTAAAGCCAATTGTTTTGTAAATCCAACGATAGCATGTTTTGACATGGTGTAACTAACTCCACCACCACCACCAATTAACCCAGCGATAGACGCCATATTGATAATCGTACCACCTTGTTGTTCTAACATCATTGGTAATATTAATTTAGTCAGTCGAAAATAACTTTTCACGTTCGTTTCATAAATATTATCCCATAGTTCCTCAGATGTTTCATTCAATGGCTTAAACTCATCCAATTTACCAGCAGTATTTAATAATATATCTATTTTGGGATACTTGGCTAGGCACTCACTAACTGCTTGCTCCAAATCATCTTTTTTAGTGACATCACCTTTAAAAAAAGTAAAATATTTTGAGTATTGTTTTTCTATTTCTTCTTTATCAAAGCCAAACACATATGCTCCTTGTTCTAAAAATAAACGAGCTTGTTCTTTACCTATACCAGATGCCACTCCTGTGACAAAGACTACTTTTCCTTTAAACTCTGTATAATTAATAGAATTCATTAATCTACTATCTCCCAATCATCTGCTAAGATATCGCACACAGTTGGCGCAAAACTTGAAAAACCTTCATCACTTGTTTTAATTAAAAAATAATCAGTCACGGGACAGTCATCATATGTTTTTCCTGACACAAGTGTGACATATAACTCAAAACCGCCCCAACCTTTTCTAATCACTTTTTTTCCTGTTTTTAATTCTGGTAGTATTTTTTCAAATGTCATGTTGTTCTCCTTATTTATTTACTATTGATATTATACGTTGTAATTCACTGATTGCATCCACATCTTCTGAATAACTAAACTCTTTTACATTAATTTGGCTTCTTGGAATAGTTCCTTCATCGCTTGCTTCATTAAAACCAGTTGATAATGATACATTACTTTTTAACTCATAAATCATACCATTATCACATAGAATATACTTAACAATTGGTTTAGTGGTATCAGCTACTTCACTAAATCCAGCTGCAAATGAACTTTGTTGACGCTCATTTGTGGCTCCAAGAATACCATTAGTCGAATAATAAAATGTTACACCACCTACGACATGAAGCGGGAA
This genomic stretch from Vagococcus sp. CY52-2 harbors:
- a CDS encoding 3-oxoacyl-ACP reductase, with product MNSINYTEFKGKVVFVTGVASGIGKEQARLFLEQGAYVFGFDKEEIEKQYSKYFTFFKGDVTKKDDLEQAVSECLAKYPKIDILLNTAGKLDEFKPLNETSEELWDNIYETNVKSYFRLTKLILPMMLEQQGGTIINMASIAGLIGGGGGVSYTMSKHAIVGFTKQLALDYAEQGIHVVGVAPGAIKTPMNAADFSGDGHMAKWVADETPCKRWASPEEVAQLTLFLASQASSYIQGSIVPIDGGWMTQ
- a CDS encoding DUF2829 domain-containing protein, with the translated sequence MTFEKILPELKTGKKVIRKGWGGFELYVTLVSGKTYDDCPVTDYFLIKTSDEGFSSFAPTVCDILADDWEIVD